The genomic stretch ATCTGCGCCGGGATCTTGAGCTGCTCGAAGGCGCGGGCAACCCCTTCTCCGTCGAGCGCTATCTGGAAGGCAGCCAGACTCCGGTCTTCTTCGGCAGCGCCATCAACAATTTCGGCGTGCAGGAAATGCTCGACACCTTTGTCGAGCTGGCCCCCTGCCCGCGCCCCCGGGCGACCCTGACCCGCGAGGTCTCACCCTTCGAGGAAGATTTCTCGGGCGTGGTCTTCAAAATCCAGGCGAACATGGACAAGGCCCACCGTGACCGCATCGCCTTCATGCGCATCTGCTCGGGCAAGTACGAAAAGGGCATGAAGATCCGCCACCACCGCATCGGCAAGGACGTGCAGATCTCGAACGCCACCATCTTCATGGCCCAGGACCGCACCGGCGTGGAGGAAGCCTTCGCCGGAGACATCATCGGTCTGCACAATCACGGGACCATCAAGATCGGCGACACCTTCAGCCTGAAGGAAGAGCTCAAGTTCACGGGCATCCCGAGCTTCGCGCCCGAACATTTCCGCAAGGTCATCCTGAAAAGCCCACTCAAGACCAAGCAGTTGCAAAAAGGCCTCCAGCAGCTCGCCGAAGAGGGCGCGGTGCAGGTTTTTCGCCCCACCCTCGGCAACGAGTACATCCTGGGCGCGGTGGGCGTCCTGCAGTTTGACGTGATCATTTCACGCCTTAAAGATGAATATGCCGTTGACGCCATCTACACCCCGGTCAACCTGTCGGCGGCGAGATGGGTGCAAGCGGACGACAAGGCCCTTCTCGAACGTTTCCAGAAGGAGCTTCACGGCTCCCTGGCCACGGATTCCGAAGGCAATCTGGCCCTGCTGGCGGACAGCACCTGGAGACTTGAGTACATCATGGAACAGTGGCCGGACATCACCTTTCACACCACAAGGGAAAAAAACTGAACCCGACTGGCGACACATGGCTTTATTATTCGCTTTTATTCTTCTGATTCTGCTTCCCGGCGAGGCGCTGGCCTGGGGGCCGGGGGTGCACATGGCCATCGGCAACCATGTCCTGACCCATGTGCATCTTCTCGCCCCGGGAGTTGCCGCCGTGCTGACGGCCCATCCAGAGCAGTTCCTGTACGGATGCCTGTCGGCCGACATTTTCATCGGCAAGGGCAGCAAGTTCACCCCTACCCATTCCCACAACTGGGACACGGGCAAGGCGCTCCTGCGCCAGGCCGAAGACGGGAAAGCCCAGGCCTACGCCTATGGTTACCTGTCCCATCTGGCCGCCGACGTCATCGCCCACAACTATCTGGTCCCGAACATGCTCGGCTTCTCCGCAGGCCGGGGCAAGTTCGCCCACACCTACGTGGAGATGCTGGCGGACCTGCAGGTCGAATGGCCGCGCAACCAGGCCTCGCGCATCTTTCGCATCCCGCATCCCGAGGCCGACAATTCCCTGGTACTGACCATGGGACAGAAAAAATTGCCCTTCACCATCAAAAAACGCATCTTCCGTCAAAGCTTGCATCTGGTGGAAGAAAAATCCTACAAACGCTCCCTACGCTTGTTCCGGGGTTTTCTGCCCTTTGCCCGCAAGGAGGCGTTCATCACCGAAGCCATCACCCATGCCCAGGATCTGGTCATGGATCTGCTCAGAAATCCGCAACGCTCGCCGGTGCTGGAGTGCGACCCCATCGGCAGCCAGAACCTGGACCAGGTGCGCAGATTC from Desulfomicrobium apsheronum encodes the following:
- a CDS encoding peptide chain release factor 3, translating into MSALAREIRQNVEKRRTFGIISHPDAGKTTLTEKLLLFGGAITLAGTVKSRKASRHATSDWMKMEQERGISVTTSVMKFEYGGYDINLLDTPGHEDFSEDTYRVLTAVDSALLVIDSAKGVEAQTKKLMDVCRMRNTPIMTFINKLDRDGLEPLDLLADIEDHLGIECAPLSWPIGMGKGFKGTYSIHKKKIHLFSATHGGRIQQGVVIDDVNDPKLDELLGLQAQDLRRDLELLEGAGNPFSVERYLEGSQTPVFFGSAINNFGVQEMLDTFVELAPCPRPRATLTREVSPFEEDFSGVVFKIQANMDKAHRDRIAFMRICSGKYEKGMKIRHHRIGKDVQISNATIFMAQDRTGVEEAFAGDIIGLHNHGTIKIGDTFSLKEELKFTGIPSFAPEHFRKVILKSPLKTKQLQKGLQQLAEEGAVQVFRPTLGNEYILGAVGVLQFDVIISRLKDEYAVDAIYTPVNLSAARWVQADDKALLERFQKELHGSLATDSEGNLALLADSTWRLEYIMEQWPDITFHTTREKN
- a CDS encoding zinc dependent phospholipase C family protein; its protein translation is MALLFAFILLILLPGEALAWGPGVHMAIGNHVLTHVHLLAPGVAAVLTAHPEQFLYGCLSADIFIGKGSKFTPTHSHNWDTGKALLRQAEDGKAQAYAYGYLSHLAADVIAHNYLVPNMLGFSAGRGKFAHTYVEMLADLQVEWPRNQASRIFRIPHPEADNSLVLTMGQKKLPFTIKKRIFRQSLHLVEEKSYKRSLRLFRGFLPFARKEAFITEAITHAQDLVMDLLRNPQRSPVLECDPIGSQNLDQVRRFQRKQRSYYNARGEGIIFPMDTRLEPCLQDFGGTDDRFSQFSA